In the Populus trichocarpa isolate Nisqually-1 chromosome 1, P.trichocarpa_v4.1, whole genome shotgun sequence genome, one interval contains:
- the LOC112328811 gene encoding LOW QUALITY PROTEIN: desmethyl-deoxy-podophyllotoxin synthase (The sequence of the model RefSeq protein was modified relative to this genomic sequence to represent the inferred CDS: inserted 2 bases in 1 codon) has translation MEQLQIPSSLVLLPSLLFIFMVLRMLKKSKTKDLTPNLPPGPRKLPVIGNLHQLFGSLPHHHLRDLAEKHGPIMHLQLGQVQTIVISSPETAEQVMKVHDINFVHRPHLLVGQIIFYNCTDIVNAAYGDYWRQLRKISILELLSAKRVQSFRSIREEEVSSLIGSISSSAGSIVNLSRMLFSVAXKLTTRAAFSKLRKEEEIFVPLVQGIMQVGAGFNISDLFPSIKLLPWITGMRSRMERLHQEADRILESIIKEHRARKAEGNSSNESKVDDLVDVLLDLQEHGNLDFSLTTDNIKAVILDLFIAGTETSSTILEWAMSELLKHPEVMEKAQTEVREVFGKDGSVGELNYLKMVIRETMRLHPPLPLLIPRECREECGINGYNIPIKSRVLVNVWAIGRDSNYWVEAERFQPERFLDSSIDYKGVNFEFTPFGAGRRMCPGILFGISNVDLLLANLLYHFDWKLPGDMKPESLDMSEAFGATVRRKNALHLTPILHHPHPVRS, from the exons ATGGAGCAGCTTCAAATTCCCTCCTCCTTGGTCCTTCTCCCATCACTCCTCTTTATCTTCATGGTATTAAGGATGCTCAAAAAGTCGAAAACCAAAGACTTGACTCCAAATCTACCTCCAGGTCCACGGAAGCTGCCTGTGATAGGAAACTTGCACCAGTTATTTGGTTCTCTACCCCATCACCACCTGCGAGACTTGGCCGAGAAACACGGACCTATCATGCACCTTCAACTCGGCCAAGTTCAGACCATTGTTATTTCTTCTCCAGAAACTGCTGAACAAGTGATGAAAGTCCATGATATCAACTTTGTTCATAGGCCCCATCTCCTTGTAGGACAAATCATCTTTTATAACTGCACAGACATAGTGAATGCAGCATATGGAGACTACTGGAGGCAGTTGCGGAAAATTTCCATCTTGGAGCTATTAAGTGCTAAACGTGTGCAATCATTTAGATCTATCAGGGAGGAAGAGGTATCCAGTCTTATTGGAAGTATTTCTTCCAGTGCAGGATCAATAGTCAACCTTAGCAGGATGCTGTTTTCTGTAGC TAAGCTCACTACGAGAGCAGCCTTCAGTAAATTGCGGAAAGAGGAAGAGATATTCGTTCCGCTTGTTCAGGGAATAATGCAGGTGGGAGCAGGTTTTAATATAAGTGATCTTTTCCCTTCCATCAAATTGCTTCCATGGATAACTGGGATGAGATCCAGAATGGAAAGGTTGCATCAAGAAGCTGACAGGATACTTGAAAGCATTATCAAAGAGCATAGAGCTCGCAAAGCGGAGGGCAATTCTAGTAACGAGAGTAAAGTAGATGATCTTGTAGATGTTCTTCTAGATCTCCAGGAACATGGGAACCTCGACTTCTCCCTAACTACCGATAATATTAAGGCAGTCATCCTG GACCTTTTCATTGCTGGGACTGAGACATCATCAACTATTCTAGAATGGGCAATGTCAGAGCTGCTAAAGCACCCTGAAGTGATGGAAAAGGCTCAAACAGAGGTACGAGAGGTCTTTGGCAAAGATGGAAGTGTCGGTGAATTAAATTACTTGAAGATGGTTATCAGAGAAACTATGAGATTACACCCTCCTCTCCCTTTGCTGATTCCAAGAGAATGTCGAGAGGAGTGTGGAATAAACGGATACAATATTCCCATTAAATCCAGAGTCCTAGTTAATGTATGGGCAATCGGAAGGGATTCAAATTATTGGGTTGAAGCTGAGAGATTCCAACCAGAGAGATTTCTTGATAGCTCGATTGATTATAAAGGGGTTAATTTTGAGTTTACCCCATTTGGTGCTGGAAGAAGGATGTGTCCAGGCATTCTGTTCGGCATAAGTAACGTCGATCTTCTACTAGCAAATTTGCTCTACCATTTTGACTGGAAGCTCCCCGGTGACATGAAGCCAGAAAGTCTAGACATGTCTGAAGCTTTCGGTGCCACGGTTAGAAGAAAAAATGCTCTGCATTTAACTCCTATTTTGCACCATCCTCATCCTGTTAGATCTTGA